One region of Streptococcus salivarius genomic DNA includes:
- a CDS encoding ABC-F family ATP-binding cassette domain-containing protein codes for MSILEVKNLSHGFGDRAIFENVSFRLLKGEHIGLVGANGEGKSTFMSIVTGKLQPDEGKVEWSKYVTAGYLDQHAVLEKGMTVRDVLRTAFDELFKTEERINEIYMSMAEEGADVDALMEEVGELQDRLETRDFYTLDAKIDEVARALGVMDFGMDTDVTDLSGGQRTKILLAKLLLEKPDILLLDEPTNYLDAEHIAWLKRYLQEYENAFVLISHDIPFLNDVINIVYHVENQDLVRYAGDYDNFQSVYAMKKAQLEAAYERQQKEIADLQDFVNRNKARVATRNMAMSRQKKLDKMEIIELQAEKPKPEFHFKESRTPGRFIFQTKDLVIGYDRPLTKAPLNLTFERNQKVAIVGANGIGKTTLLKSLLGIIQPLEGEVETGDFIDLGYFEQEAEGSRQTPLEAVWDAFPALNQAEVRAALAKCGLTSKHIESQIQVLSGGEQAKVRFCLLMNRENNVLVLDEPTNHLDVDAKDELKRALQAFKGSILMVCHEPEFYEGWTDVWDFNELV; via the coding sequence ATGTCTATTTTAGAAGTCAAAAATCTTAGTCACGGATTTGGTGACCGTGCTATTTTTGAAAATGTCTCATTCCGTTTGCTCAAAGGTGAGCATATCGGTCTTGTCGGTGCTAACGGTGAAGGAAAGTCAACCTTCATGTCTATCGTTACTGGAAAATTGCAACCAGATGAAGGTAAGGTAGAGTGGTCTAAGTATGTTACAGCGGGTTACTTGGATCAGCATGCAGTTCTTGAAAAGGGAATGACAGTTCGTGATGTCCTTCGTACGGCTTTTGATGAGCTTTTTAAAACTGAAGAACGCATCAACGAAATTTACATGTCTATGGCTGAAGAGGGTGCTGATGTTGATGCTCTGATGGAAGAAGTAGGAGAGCTTCAGGATCGCTTGGAAACGCGTGATTTCTATACATTAGATGCTAAGATTGATGAGGTTGCTCGTGCTCTTGGTGTCATGGATTTTGGTATGGACACAGATGTAACAGACCTTTCAGGTGGTCAACGTACCAAGATTCTCTTGGCCAAGTTGCTACTTGAAAAACCAGATATCTTGCTTCTCGACGAGCCAACCAACTATTTGGATGCAGAACACATTGCCTGGCTTAAACGTTACCTTCAGGAGTATGAAAATGCCTTTGTTCTTATTTCGCATGATATTCCGTTCCTAAACGATGTGATTAACATTGTCTATCATGTTGAAAATCAAGACTTGGTTCGCTATGCAGGTGATTATGATAATTTCCAATCTGTCTATGCTATGAAAAAGGCACAATTGGAAGCTGCCTATGAACGTCAGCAGAAAGAAATTGCAGACCTTCAGGATTTTGTTAACCGTAACAAGGCGCGTGTTGCTACGCGAAATATGGCCATGTCTCGTCAGAAGAAATTGGATAAGATGGAAATTATTGAATTGCAGGCTGAGAAGCCAAAACCTGAATTCCATTTCAAGGAAAGCCGTACACCTGGACGTTTTATTTTCCAAACCAAAGACCTCGTTATTGGTTACGACCGCCCTTTGACCAAGGCTCCTTTGAATCTAACCTTCGAACGTAATCAAAAAGTAGCTATCGTGGGTGCCAATGGTATCGGTAAGACTACTTTGCTTAAGAGCCTGCTTGGTATTATTCAACCACTAGAAGGAGAAGTTGAAACAGGTGACTTTATTGACCTAGGTTACTTCGAGCAAGAAGCAGAAGGGTCACGTCAGACGCCTCTTGAAGCGGTTTGGGATGCCTTCCCAGCCTTAAATCAAGCTGAGGTCCGTGCGGCTCTAGCCAAATGCGGATTAACCTCTAAGCATATTGAAAGCCAAATTCAAGTGCTTTCAGGTGGAGAACAGGCTAAAGTTCGCTTCTGTCTCCTTATGAATCGTGAAAATAATGTTCTTGTTCTGGATGAACCTACCAACCACTTGGATGTTGACGCCAAGGATGAATTGAAGCGTGCCCTTCAGGCCTTCAAGGGCAGTATCCTTATGGTATGTCACGAACCAGAATTTTATGAAGGTTGGACAGACGTTTGGGATTTTAATGAGTTAGTATAG
- a CDS encoding ATP cone domain-containing protein produces the protein MQIIKRNGQVAEFDPDKIYQAILKAAQTVYVLDDTWRQNLAQVTKKVVLDLQDAQVERPTINMIQSLVENRLMEAGFINIAEHYISYRLQRDLERNGYGDKVIVHLRFEQTK, from the coding sequence ATGCAAATTATTAAACGTAATGGTCAAGTTGCTGAATTTGATCCTGATAAAATCTACCAAGCCATCTTAAAAGCAGCACAGACTGTGTATGTTCTTGATGATACTTGGCGCCAAAACCTTGCTCAAGTCACTAAAAAAGTAGTGCTTGATCTTCAAGATGCTCAGGTGGAACGCCCAACCATCAACATGATTCAGTCATTGGTTGAAAATCGTCTCATGGAAGCCGGATTTATCAATATTGCTGAACATTATATTTCATACCGTTTGCAACGTGATTTGGAACGTAACGGTTATGGAGATAAGGTAATCGTACATCTACGCTTTGAACAGACAAAATAA
- a CDS encoding pyridoxamine kinase, protein MATVIVANDLVGVGKVALTSSLPIMSACQTEVLPLPTVLLSSHTGEFENIYMRDLTDDLKGFYKQWEHLDFTVDGLVSGYFKSREELKIVGQLARDKRIALFVDPIMGDNGRLYQGFDMEYVEAMKDFCQQADAIIPNLTEASLLTDSPYLEVGSYDKATVDKLLRDLTKLGPRKVVLTGISFEEGKIGLAYFDKETNKTTYLMRKSYKSHFYGSGDLVTAILASGYFHHLNLLKVANLALDFMDQVLSSTLASGRPLKYGLCYEPHIGYLFSGFNALLEEKNEK, encoded by the coding sequence ATGGCTACAGTGATTGTTGCTAATGACCTTGTTGGGGTGGGTAAGGTTGCTTTGACTAGTAGCCTCCCTATCATGTCAGCCTGTCAAACTGAAGTCCTTCCTTTACCAACAGTTCTTTTATCTTCGCATACAGGGGAGTTTGAGAATATCTATATGCGGGATCTTACGGATGACCTGAAGGGATTCTATAAGCAGTGGGAGCACTTGGATTTTACAGTAGATGGCTTAGTAAGTGGTTATTTTAAGTCAAGAGAAGAACTAAAAATTGTAGGTCAATTGGCTCGTGATAAACGGATAGCTCTCTTTGTTGACCCTATTATGGGTGACAATGGTCGTCTCTATCAAGGTTTTGATATGGAATATGTAGAAGCTATGAAAGATTTTTGTCAGCAGGCAGATGCTATCATTCCCAATCTGACAGAAGCCTCTTTGTTAACGGATTCTCCCTATCTAGAAGTAGGTTCCTATGATAAGGCCACTGTTGATAAGCTTCTGCGAGATTTGACTAAGCTTGGACCTCGGAAGGTTGTCTTAACAGGTATTTCATTCGAGGAAGGCAAAATTGGTTTGGCTTATTTTGATAAAGAGACCAATAAAACGACTTATCTTATGAGGAAAAGCTATAAGTCTCACTTTTATGGCAGTGGAGATCTTGTAACAGCTATCTTGGCATCAGGCTATTTTCATCATCTGAATTTACTAAAAGTAGCTAATCTTGCCTTAGATTTCATGGATCAGGTCTTGTCTTCAACCCTAGCTAGTGGTCGTCCTTTAAAATATGGTCTCTGCTATGAGCCCCATATCGGTTATTTATTTAGTGGTTTTAATGCCCTATTGGAGGAGAAAAATGAAAAGTGA
- a CDS encoding aminotransferase-like domain-containing protein: protein MSVYQDIVASIIKDIKNGSLEKGSKLPSIRQLSQTYVCSKDTAQRALLDLKYQNYIYAVPKSGYYVLEGYNETDDKALLNLNDYNQLAYEDFKLCLDESLAGHQDYLFNYYHEQAGLKELVKALQNRLAADDIYVNSDQIVITSGSQQALYILSQIDFGNGGYKILIEQPTYHRMNQLINRQNLPYETITRNFDGLDFDKLEEHFKSGQIKFFYTISRYSNPLGLSYTAKEKEKLAQLASLYDVYIIEDDYMGDFSDTKNLPIHYYDTQNRVIYIKSFSMALFPGLRLGSVVLPPNLKATFLAHKGLIDYDTNLIMQRALSVYLDNGMFQKNIKKLRDLFQQTMEKSRESIENAKISTPYQISPRHITWQLPKGLSLEKFKAKKQIRFLESSFISPTSETYLQIGHGKELNYFLKLLKKTE, encoded by the coding sequence ATGAGTGTTTACCAAGATATTGTCGCGTCTATTATTAAGGATATTAAAAATGGGAGCTTAGAAAAAGGAAGTAAGTTACCTTCTATCCGACAGCTTAGCCAGACCTATGTCTGTAGTAAGGATACGGCACAAAGAGCACTCCTGGACCTAAAATATCAGAACTATATTTATGCCGTTCCTAAAAGTGGCTATTATGTTCTCGAAGGGTATAACGAGACAGACGATAAAGCCCTCCTCAACCTTAACGACTACAATCAATTGGCCTACGAAGATTTTAAGCTTTGTCTCGATGAAAGTTTAGCAGGTCATCAGGACTACCTCTTTAACTATTACCATGAACAAGCTGGACTTAAAGAATTGGTAAAAGCCTTACAGAACCGACTTGCAGCTGACGATATTTACGTCAATTCAGATCAGATTGTCATTACATCAGGAAGCCAACAAGCCCTCTACATTCTGTCGCAAATAGATTTTGGTAATGGTGGATATAAAATTCTCATCGAGCAACCTACCTATCACCGCATGAACCAACTAATCAACCGCCAAAATTTACCTTATGAAACCATTACGCGTAATTTTGATGGTCTGGATTTTGATAAACTGGAAGAGCACTTTAAGTCTGGACAGATTAAGTTCTTTTATACAATTAGTCGTTACTCAAACCCTCTTGGACTAAGCTATACCGCTAAAGAAAAAGAAAAGCTGGCACAACTGGCCAGTCTGTACGATGTTTATATTATCGAGGACGACTATATGGGTGACTTTAGTGATACCAAAAATCTACCAATTCACTACTATGACACTCAGAATCGAGTCATTTATATCAAATCATTTTCCATGGCCCTTTTTCCAGGTCTGCGCCTAGGTAGTGTCGTCTTACCACCTAATCTCAAAGCAACTTTCTTAGCCCATAAGGGACTCATTGATTATGATACCAACCTTATCATGCAAAGGGCTCTTTCAGTATATCTAGATAATGGCATGTTTCAAAAAAATATTAAGAAACTTCGGGACCTCTTTCAGCAAACTATGGAAAAAAGTCGAGAAAGCATTGAGAATGCCAAGATTTCTACTCCTTATCAGATTTCTCCTAGACATATTACCTGGCAGCTTCCTAAAGGACTCTCTCTAGAAAAATTCAAGGCAAAAAAACAGATTCGCTTTTTGGAATCCTCCTTTATCAGCCCTACTTCTGAAACCTATCTACAGATAGGCCATGGGAAAGAACTCAATTACTTTCTGAAACTCCTGAAAAAGACTGAGTAA
- a CDS encoding ECF transporter S component yields MKSDKTRELVELSLYAALIIVSVQFIRIPFGPQFVHLGNALVVIAVLIFGARKGALVATVGLGLFDIFNGYAAEVWITILESLIVCFVLYLVFEKLLKSNDKMMNIIIVGVIAAVTKIILNFVKYTIINSVVAALPLNAAMALALTKIGGTFGTSVVTIIAVPLLYPVFKRILQKH; encoded by the coding sequence ATGAAAAGTGATAAAACACGTGAATTAGTTGAATTGAGTTTGTACGCAGCTCTAATTATTGTTAGTGTACAGTTCATTCGTATTCCTTTTGGACCTCAATTTGTCCATTTGGGAAATGCTCTGGTTGTGATTGCTGTGTTGATTTTCGGAGCTAGGAAAGGTGCGCTAGTCGCAACAGTGGGCCTAGGCTTATTTGATATTTTCAATGGTTATGCTGCTGAGGTTTGGATTACTATTTTAGAATCTTTGATTGTTTGTTTTGTTCTCTATCTTGTTTTTGAAAAGCTACTCAAATCAAATGACAAAATGATGAACATCATTATTGTTGGCGTGATAGCTGCAGTAACCAAAATTATTTTGAATTTTGTTAAGTATACGATTATTAATAGTGTCGTTGCGGCTTTACCACTAAATGCTGCCATGGCATTGGCACTTACTAAAATTGGTGGGACCTTTGGGACATCAGTAGTGACAATCATTGCAGTTCCGCTCCTGTATCCTGTCTTCAAACGTATTTTACAGAAACATTAA
- a CDS encoding ECF transporter S component, giving the protein MSAKRLTLSAFFMALVIILSSSLLSIPVPGGHFYFNGIVIFLVGLIFPPTEAVIIAGIGSFIGDFLFYPLPMWVTLVTHSLQVLAIALVVGGRLGKLSKSRAALGLLLGAIIDLVGYGLGRAFIYGTPAVAIMKIPFDVIAAIIGLGLAYYIYFHTGFVKQFKKVWDEK; this is encoded by the coding sequence ATGTCAGCAAAACGTTTAACCCTCTCTGCTTTTTTCATGGCACTTGTGATTATTTTGAGTTCTAGTCTCTTATCCATCCCTGTACCGGGTGGTCATTTCTATTTTAATGGGATTGTTATTTTCCTAGTTGGTTTAATTTTCCCACCTACAGAAGCAGTGATTATTGCAGGTATAGGTTCCTTCATCGGAGATTTTCTCTTTTACCCTCTTCCTATGTGGGTAACTCTAGTGACCCATAGCCTTCAAGTTCTTGCTATTGCACTTGTCGTTGGTGGTCGTTTAGGTAAATTGAGTAAATCTAGGGCTGCTCTTGGTCTCTTGCTCGGGGCTATTATTGATTTAGTTGGTTATGGTTTGGGAAGAGCCTTTATCTATGGAACACCAGCAGTTGCTATTATGAAAATTCCTTTTGATGTAATTGCTGCGATAATTGGTTTGGGCTTGGCCTATTATATTTATTTCCATACCGGATTTGTTAAACAGTTTAAAAAAGTTTGGGACGAAAAATAG
- a CDS encoding DUF5067 domain-containing protein yields MTLKKILGLLALACLTIIGLSACTPEKEPTWTYDKNKMLFTGQDASVQVLSANKIESPEGQKAVRVHYKLSNSSKETMNAYTLLMKVVLDVKQEKEEVKVATMVFSQDDDRDKMANKTKIAPKEVKEVVVDYAVEDFDHDLVIDFSDYGTEANATAKLSLQNLEKAPVKYFDKKAQ; encoded by the coding sequence ATGACTTTAAAGAAAATCTTAGGACTTCTCGCTCTTGCTTGCTTAACAATCATCGGTTTGTCAGCTTGCACACCTGAGAAGGAACCTACTTGGACCTACGATAAAAACAAAATGCTATTTACGGGACAAGATGCTAGCGTACAAGTTCTTTCTGCAAATAAAATCGAATCACCTGAAGGTCAAAAAGCTGTACGCGTTCACTATAAACTTAGCAACTCAAGTAAAGAAACAATGAATGCCTACACTCTTTTGATGAAAGTTGTCCTTGATGTGAAACAAGAAAAGGAAGAAGTAAAGGTTGCTACAATGGTCTTTTCTCAGGATGATGACCGAGATAAGATGGCTAATAAGACCAAGATTGCACCTAAGGAAGTCAAAGAAGTCGTTGTTGACTATGCCGTTGAAGACTTTGATCATGATTTGGTTATTGATTTCTCAGACTACGGTACAGAAGCGAATGCGACTGCTAAACTTTCACTCCAAAATCTTGAGAAGGCACCTGTAAAATATTTTGATAAGAAAGCTCAATAA
- the nox gene encoding H2O-forming NADH oxidase — translation MSKIVVVGANHAGTFSINTILDNYGDQNEVVVFDQNSNISFLGCGMALWIGNQISGSDGLFYATKEGLESKGAKVYMNSPVESIDFDAKTVTALVDGKEHVESYDKLILATGSQPILPPIEGAEIKEGSRTFEATLENLQFVKLFQNAQEVIDKLNDKSQDIKRVAVVGAGYIGVELAEAFQRHGKEVILIDVVDTCLAGYYDHDLTELMAKNMESHGIKLAFGETVKAVEGDTKVERIVTDKNAYDVDMVVLAVGFRPNTALGAGKLETFRNGAYLVNKKQETSIKDVYAVGDCATVYDNALEDVNYIALASNAVRSGIVGGHNAGGGDVESNGVQGSNGISIYGLNMVSTGLTEEKAKRFGFNPAVVESTDLQKAAFMEDENEDVTIKIVYDKDTRKILGAQMVSRMDISMGIHMFSLAIQEGVTIDRLQLLDLFFLPHFNQPLSYIAKAAISAK, via the coding sequence ATGTCAAAAATCGTAGTTGTTGGTGCTAACCACGCTGGTACTTTTAGTATTAATACTATTCTCGATAATTACGGAGACCAAAATGAAGTAGTTGTTTTCGACCAAAACTCTAACATTTCATTCTTGGGTTGTGGTATGGCTCTTTGGATCGGTAATCAGATTTCTGGTTCAGACGGACTCTTCTATGCAACAAAAGAAGGTCTTGAAAGCAAAGGTGCTAAAGTTTACATGAACTCACCAGTTGAGTCAATTGACTTTGATGCTAAAACTGTCACAGCTCTTGTCGATGGTAAAGAGCATGTTGAATCATATGATAAATTGATTTTGGCTACTGGCTCACAACCAATCTTGCCTCCAATCGAAGGTGCTGAAATCAAAGAAGGTAGCCGTACTTTCGAAGCAACACTTGAAAATCTTCAATTTGTTAAACTTTTCCAAAACGCTCAAGAAGTTATTGATAAGTTGAACGACAAATCTCAAGATATCAAACGTGTAGCGGTTGTAGGTGCTGGTTACATTGGTGTTGAATTGGCTGAAGCTTTCCAACGTCATGGAAAAGAAGTTATCCTTATCGACGTTGTTGATACATGTTTGGCTGGTTATTATGACCATGATTTGACTGAACTTATGGCTAAAAATATGGAAAGCCACGGTATTAAATTGGCATTTGGTGAAACTGTTAAGGCAGTTGAAGGAGATACTAAAGTTGAACGTATCGTCACTGATAAAAATGCTTACGATGTCGACATGGTTGTCCTTGCAGTAGGTTTCCGTCCTAACACAGCTCTTGGTGCTGGTAAATTGGAAACATTCCGTAATGGCGCTTACCTTGTTAATAAGAAACAAGAAACATCAATCAAAGACGTTTATGCAGTTGGTGACTGTGCTACCGTTTATGACAATGCTCTTGAAGATGTGAACTACATTGCCTTGGCTTCAAACGCTGTTCGTTCAGGTATTGTCGGTGGTCATAATGCCGGTGGTGGCGATGTTGAATCAAACGGTGTTCAAGGATCAAATGGTATCTCAATCTATGGTTTGAACATGGTATCTACTGGTTTGACAGAAGAAAAAGCAAAACGCTTTGGCTTCAATCCAGCAGTAGTAGAATCAACAGATCTTCAAAAAGCTGCCTTCATGGAAGATGAAAATGAAGACGTTACAATCAAGATTGTTTATGACAAAGACACGCGTAAAATTCTTGGAGCTCAAATGGTATCACGTATGGATATCTCTATGGGAATCCACATGTTCTCATTAGCTATCCAAGAAGGAGTTACAATTGATCGTCTTCAATTGCTTGATTTGTTCTTCTTGCCACACTTTAACCAACCGCTTAGCTATATTGCTAAAGCAGCTATCTCAGCTAAATAA
- a CDS encoding L-lactate dehydrogenase yields the protein MTATKQHKKVILVGDGAVGSSYAFALVNQGIAQELGIIEIPQLFEKAVGDALDLSHALAFTSPKKIYAAKYEDCADADLVVITAGAPQKPGETRLDLVGKNLAINKSIVTQVVESGFKGIFLVAANPVDVLTYSTWKFSGFPKERVIGSGTSLDSARFRQALAEKLDVDARSVHAYIMGEHGDSEFAVWSHANIAGVNLEEFLKDTQNVQESELVELFEGVRDAAYTIINKKGATYYGIAVALARITKAILDDENAVLPLSVFQEGQYGVSNVFIGQPAIVGAHGIVRPVNIPLNDAEQQKMKASADELQAIIDEAWKNPEFQEASKN from the coding sequence ATGACTGCAACTAAACAACACAAAAAAGTCATCCTCGTTGGTGACGGTGCCGTAGGTTCATCTTACGCTTTCGCACTTGTAAACCAAGGTATCGCTCAAGAACTTGGTATCATCGAAATTCCACAATTGTTCGAAAAAGCTGTTGGTGATGCGCTTGACCTTAGCCACGCGCTTGCTTTCACTTCACCTAAAAAAATCTATGCAGCTAAATACGAAGACTGTGCGGATGCTGACCTTGTAGTTATCACTGCTGGTGCTCCACAAAAACCAGGTGAAACTCGTCTTGATCTTGTTGGTAAAAACCTTGCAATCAACAAATCAATCGTTACTCAAGTTGTTGAATCAGGATTCAAAGGAATCTTCCTTGTAGCTGCTAACCCAGTTGACGTTTTGACTTACTCAACATGGAAATTCTCAGGCTTCCCTAAAGAACGTGTTATCGGTTCAGGTACTTCACTTGACTCAGCTCGTTTCCGTCAAGCACTTGCTGAAAAACTTGACGTTGACGCTCGTTCAGTTCACGCCTACATCATGGGTGAACACGGTGACTCAGAATTTGCCGTTTGGTCACACGCTAACATCGCCGGTGTAAACCTTGAAGAATTCCTTAAAGACACTCAAAACGTTCAAGAGTCTGAATTGGTTGAATTGTTCGAAGGTGTTCGTGATGCCGCTTACACAATCATCAACAAAAAAGGTGCTACTTACTATGGTATCGCCGTAGCTCTTGCACGTATCACTAAAGCTATTCTTGACGATGAAAATGCAGTACTTCCATTGTCTGTATTCCAAGAAGGTCAATATGGTGTAAGCAACGTCTTTATCGGTCAACCTGCTATCGTAGGTGCACACGGTATCGTACGTCCAGTAAACATCCCATTGAACGATGCTGAACAACAAAAAATGAAAGCTTCTGCTGATGAATTGCAAGCTATCATTGATGAAGCATGGAAAAACCCTGAATTCCAAGAAGCTTCAAAAAACTAA
- the pheT gene encoding phenylalanine--tRNA ligase subunit beta, with protein MLVSYKWLKELVDVDVTTAELAEKMSTTGIEVEGVETPAEGLSKLVVGHVLSCEDVPDTHLHLCQVDTGDAEGPRQIVCGAPNVTAGIKVIVAIPGARIADNYKIKKGKIRGMESLGMICSLAELGLPDSIIPKEFADGIQILPEDAVPGDSIFPYLDLDDEIIELSITPNRADALSMRGVAHEVAAIYGKSVHFPEKTVTEDSKPASDKISVAIESDKVATYASRVVENVTVQPSPQWLQNLLMNAGIRPINNVVDVTNYVLLYFGQPMHAFDLDKFEDSRIVARDARDGEKLVTLDGEERELTAEDIVITVADKPVALAGVMGGASTEIDNNSKNVVLEAAVFDGKSVRKTSSRLNLRSESSSRFEKGINNDTVLEALDFAAAMLQELANGTVLAGHVQAGSVDTEPVQVSTSLDYVNVRLGTELTFADIEDVFAKLGFGLTGDADKFTVSVPRRRWDISIQADLVEEIARIYGYEKLPTTLPEAAGTAGELTETQALRRKVRTIAEGAGLTEIISYALTTPEKAVEFAVTPTNLTELMWPMTVDRSALRQNMVSGMLDTVAYNVNRKNSNVAIYEIGKVFEQNGNPKEELPNEINTFAFAISGLVAEKDFQTKATPVDFFYAKGIVEALFDKLEVSVDYVPTKDLASMHPGRTAAIVLDGQTIGFLGQVHPQTAKNYGIPETYVAEINLSAVEAALQPAQPFVEITKFPAVSRDIALLLKAEITHQEVLDAIYSAGVKRLVAVKLFDVYAGEKLGTGMKSMAYSLTFQNPNDNLTDEEVAKYMEKITKALTEKVEAEVR; from the coding sequence ATGCTAGTTAGTTATAAATGGTTAAAAGAGTTGGTTGATGTGGATGTTACCACTGCTGAACTCGCTGAAAAAATGTCGACGACAGGTATTGAAGTGGAAGGTGTTGAGACACCTGCTGAGGGCTTGTCAAAATTGGTTGTTGGTCATGTCTTGTCATGTGAAGATGTGCCTGACACACACTTGCACTTGTGTCAAGTAGATACAGGAGATGCTGAAGGTCCACGTCAAATTGTTTGTGGTGCTCCAAATGTCACTGCTGGAATCAAGGTAATTGTTGCCATTCCTGGTGCCCGCATTGCGGACAACTACAAAATCAAAAAAGGTAAGATTCGCGGCATGGAATCACTCGGGATGATCTGTTCTTTGGCAGAGCTTGGACTTCCAGATAGCATTATTCCTAAGGAATTTGCGGATGGTATCCAAATTTTGCCAGAAGATGCCGTTCCTGGCGATAGCATTTTCCCATATCTTGACCTTGATGATGAAATCATCGAATTGTCAATCACACCTAACCGTGCGGATGCTCTATCTATGCGTGGTGTGGCACATGAAGTCGCTGCAATCTATGGAAAATCAGTTCACTTCCCTGAAAAAACGGTTACTGAAGACAGCAAGCCAGCTTCTGATAAGATTTCAGTAGCCATCGAAAGTGATAAAGTGGCTACTTATGCTAGTCGTGTGGTTGAGAATGTCACTGTTCAACCAAGTCCACAATGGTTGCAAAACCTTCTTATGAATGCTGGTATCCGTCCAATCAATAACGTGGTTGATGTGACAAACTATGTTCTTCTTTACTTTGGACAACCAATGCATGCCTTCGATTTGGATAAATTTGAAGATTCACGTATCGTTGCCCGTGATGCCCGTGATGGGGAAAAATTAGTCACTCTCGATGGTGAAGAACGTGAATTGACTGCTGAAGATATTGTTATTACAGTTGCTGACAAACCAGTTGCTCTCGCAGGTGTTATGGGTGGCGCTTCAACTGAAATTGACAACAATTCTAAAAATGTCGTTCTCGAAGCTGCTGTTTTTGATGGAAAATCAGTTCGTAAGACAAGTAGCCGTCTCAACCTTCGTTCAGAATCATCATCACGTTTTGAAAAAGGTATCAATAACGATACTGTCCTTGAAGCACTTGATTTTGCTGCAGCTATGTTGCAAGAATTGGCAAATGGAACGGTGCTTGCAGGCCATGTTCAAGCGGGATCTGTTGACACAGAGCCAGTTCAAGTTTCTACAAGCCTTGACTACGTGAATGTTCGCCTTGGTACAGAATTGACTTTTGCGGATATTGAAGATGTCTTTGCAAAACTTGGTTTCGGTTTGACAGGTGATGCAGATAAATTTACAGTTTCTGTACCACGTCGTCGTTGGGATATCAGCATCCAAGCAGACTTGGTTGAGGAAATCGCACGTATCTACGGCTATGAAAAATTGCCTACGACACTTCCAGAGGCAGCAGGAACAGCTGGTGAATTGACTGAAACACAAGCGCTTCGTCGCAAGGTTCGTACCATTGCTGAAGGTGCTGGATTGACTGAAATCATCTCATATGCTTTGACAACACCTGAAAAAGCTGTGGAATTTGCTGTGACACCTACTAACTTGACTGAGTTGATGTGGCCAATGACTGTTGACCGTTCAGCCCTCCGTCAGAACATGGTCTCTGGTATGCTTGATACTGTTGCTTACAATGTTAACCGTAAGAATAGTAACGTTGCTATTTACGAAATCGGTAAGGTCTTTGAACAAAATGGTAATCCAAAAGAGGAATTGCCAAATGAAATCAATACCTTTGCCTTCGCTATTTCAGGTCTTGTAGCTGAAAAAGACTTCCAAACCAAAGCAACACCAGTTGATTTCTTCTATGCCAAAGGGATTGTTGAAGCTCTCTTTGATAAACTTGAAGTTTCAGTTGACTATGTACCGACAAAAGATCTAGCAAGCATGCACCCAGGTCGTACAGCTGCTATTGTCCTTGATGGTCAAACGATTGGATTCCTTGGTCAAGTTCACCCACAAACTGCTAAAAACTACGGTATTCCAGAAACTTATGTGGCTGAAATTAACCTTAGTGCTGTAGAAGCAGCCTTGCAACCGGCTCAACCATTTGTTGAAATCACAAAATTCCCTGCAGTATCACGTGATATCGCCCTTCTTCTTAAGGCAGAAATCACACATCAAGAAGTTCTTGATGCTATCTACTCTGCAGGAGTCAAACGCTTGGTTGCTGTTAAACTCTTTGACGTTTACGCAGGTGAAAAACTTGGTACTGGTATGAAATCAATGGCTTATAGCCTTACCTTCCAAAATCCAAATGACAACCTTACAGATGAAGAAGTTGCCAAATACATGGAAAAAATCACCAAAGCCCTTACTGAGAAAGTCGAAGCAGAAGTACGTTAA